In Stieleria varia, one genomic interval encodes:
- a CDS encoding TadE family protein: MFTRTSKRHKHHSAKGRRRDRRAAATVEFAFCLPALVMLTIGTIDICSMLFLKESIKLAAYEGARRGVNRGRTNAEVVQRVEQFLAERDIQFTPGAAVTFSNPDFTSAATLDNVTTTVTVPCAGNLLIPSAMFSDMMMSADVTLRKEYQNLDTGP; the protein is encoded by the coding sequence ATGTTCACCCGCACATCCAAGCGACACAAACATCACTCAGCCAAAGGCCGGCGACGCGATCGTCGCGCAGCCGCGACGGTGGAGTTTGCTTTCTGCTTGCCGGCTCTCGTGATGTTGACCATCGGGACCATCGACATCTGCTCGATGTTGTTCTTGAAGGAATCCATCAAGCTGGCCGCCTACGAGGGTGCTCGTCGAGGCGTCAATCGTGGCCGCACCAACGCCGAAGTCGTTCAGCGTGTGGAGCAGTTCTTGGCGGAACGCGATATCCAGTTCACCCCCGGGGCTGCGGTGACGTTCAGCAACCCGGACTTCACCAGCGCCGCAACTTTGGACAACGTCACGACGACGGTAACCGTTCCGTGCGCAGGCAACCTGCTGATTCCTTCTGCCATGTTCAGTGACATGATGATGTCCGCAGATGTCACTCTGCGCAAGGAATACCAAAATCTCGATACGGGCCCTTAA
- a CDS encoding TadE/TadG family type IV pilus assembly protein: MLHRQPRSNRKNRKCKQRLGAAAVEFAIVANIMFMMMFTCMEFARMNMIRNLAQDAAYFAARHAIVPGATADEAIQVASDLMDSMVTTGYTVDVSPLGNDSENVVVTVTVDFDEVALFAPRFMPNATITTTANVKTERYDGFFEQ; this comes from the coding sequence ATGCTTCACCGACAACCGCGATCAAATCGCAAGAACCGAAAATGCAAGCAGCGTCTGGGCGCTGCGGCGGTGGAGTTCGCAATCGTCGCAAACATCATGTTCATGATGATGTTCACCTGCATGGAATTTGCGCGGATGAACATGATCCGAAACTTGGCTCAAGACGCGGCCTACTTTGCCGCCCGTCACGCAATCGTACCCGGTGCCACGGCCGACGAGGCCATCCAAGTCGCGTCGGACTTGATGGATTCAATGGTCACGACGGGGTACACCGTCGATGTGTCGCCGCTGGGCAATGATTCCGAGAACGTCGTGGTCACGGTCACGGTTGACTTCGACGAAGTTGCGTTGTTTGCGCCTCGATTCATGCCCAACGCCACCATCACGACGACTGCCAACGTGAAAACCGAACGCTACGACGGTTTCTTTGAGCAGTAA